Below is a genomic region from Candidatus Micrarchaeia archaeon.
TCCCCCGGGTGCGAAGCTGTCCAGGTAAACCTTCTCGGTCTCGGTGGGTGGCTCGAGGTTCTCCGCGCCGCTCACTATGGTCGCGATGCACGCACCGCACGCCCCGACCTTGCATGCGAAAATGACATTGCTTTTGCCCTCCAAATCCACGAGGTTGCTTCCGTCCGGTATCTCAACAGTCTTGTTCTCGTTCTTTATGTGCACTTTCGCCATTTCAATCACCATAAACTCATTTCACGAGCCTGAATTTGAATCCGTAATGGATGAGCCCCTCCGGGTCGTCGCTCTGTATCTTCCTGAAAACAGCCTCCACCCTGTCCCCGATTTTCACTTCCGGCTTGTGCGCGTCCACCACCTGCCCGGTTATGCGCGCGCCTTCA
It encodes:
- a CDS encoding 2Fe-2S iron-sulfur cluster-binding protein, whose protein sequence is MAKVHIKNENKTVEIPDGSNLVDLEGKSNVIFACKVGACGACIATIVSGAENLEPPTETEKVYLDSFAPGGSKRLLCQTVIKKGEVTIEY